From a single Deltaproteobacteria bacterium genomic region:
- the dusB gene encoding tRNA dihydrouridine synthase DusB, whose amino-acid sequence MPILPRFASAINLTVPPARAGEFRPLGLGPLSVWPPIVLAPMAGVTNYPFRTLCRAFGAGLYVSEMITARGFLAGNQRTHLLAGSRADERPRSVQIYGSDPEVVGEMARRLAAEGVHHIDINFGCPAPKITRHGGGSAIPVKPRLMARLVRAAVRGAGSVPVTVKVRKGIDDALLTYLDAGRVAEEEGAAAIGLHARTAAQLYAGEADWPAIAKLKAAVRIPVLGNGDVWECWDALRMLRATGCDGAIIGRGCLRRPWLFAELVAVFDGREPPLQPRLGDIVALMREHAELLMAFFGPTPGMREMRKWCLWYTSGFHGAAQLRPYLLRIESLDEMLGLLGRLDLEEPFPLDALRRSRAKDARRQEVRLPHGYLDARDDDSPPPPVDDLAGWDAALSGG is encoded by the coding sequence ATGCCCATCCTCCCCCGCTTCGCGAGCGCCATCAATCTGACCGTGCCCCCCGCTCGCGCCGGGGAGTTCCGCCCGCTTGGCCTCGGCCCCCTGTCGGTCTGGCCACCCATCGTCCTCGCCCCGATGGCGGGCGTGACGAACTACCCATTCCGCACGCTCTGCCGTGCCTTCGGCGCCGGCCTCTACGTCTCCGAGATGATCACCGCGCGCGGCTTCCTGGCGGGCAACCAGCGGACGCACCTTCTCGCCGGCAGCCGCGCCGACGAGCGCCCCCGCTCGGTGCAGATCTACGGCAGCGACCCGGAGGTGGTCGGCGAGATGGCGCGGCGGCTGGCTGCAGAGGGCGTGCACCACATCGACATCAACTTCGGCTGCCCGGCGCCGAAGATCACGCGCCACGGCGGCGGGAGCGCGATTCCCGTGAAGCCCCGGCTGATGGCGCGCCTCGTACGGGCGGCCGTGCGCGGGGCGGGCTCGGTGCCGGTCACCGTCAAAGTCAGGAAGGGTATCGACGATGCCCTTCTCACCTATCTCGACGCGGGCCGCGTCGCCGAGGAGGAGGGCGCCGCGGCGATCGGGCTCCACGCCCGCACCGCGGCCCAGCTGTACGCCGGCGAGGCCGACTGGCCGGCGATCGCCAAGCTGAAGGCGGCCGTCCGCATCCCCGTCCTCGGCAACGGTGACGTGTGGGAATGCTGGGACGCGCTCCGGATGCTGCGTGCGACGGGATGCGACGGCGCGATCATCGGCCGCGGCTGCCTCCGCCGGCCGTGGCTCTTCGCCGAGCTCGTTGCCGTCTTCGACGGCCGCGAGCCCCCACTGCAACCGCGCCTCGGGGATATCGTCGCGCTCATGCGTGAGCACGCCGAGCTCCTGATGGCCTTCTTCGGGCCCACGCCCGGCATGCGGGAGATGCGGAAGTGGTGTCTCTGGTACACGAGCGGCTTCCACGGCGCGGCTCAGCTCCGCCCGTATCTCCTTCGCATCGAGAGCCTCGACGAGATGCTCGGCCTCCTCGGTCGGCTCGATCTCGAAGAGCCCTTCCCGCTCGACGCCCTGCGCCGGAGCCGTGCCAAGGACGCGCGGCGGCAGGAGGTCCGGCTGCCGCACGGCTACCTCGATGCGCGCGACGACGACTCTCCCCCGCCGCCGGTCGATGACCTGGCGGGCTGGGACGCCGCGCTCTCGGGCGGTTGA